From one Lycium barbarum isolate Lr01 chromosome 6, ASM1917538v2, whole genome shotgun sequence genomic stretch:
- the LOC132644478 gene encoding S-adenosyl-L-methionine-dependent uroporphyrinogen III methyltransferase, chloroplastic encodes MALVSRIPSISPSSGPIQLRNIKSFGLNHVCCINYASHSSSPFTEKYSIERYQRDGWIYKNELEKSGSCPILPDPSYVRDYDIALQLPELKKMLQVLKEKREEEGGCDERGPGNVFLVGTGPGDPGLLTVKALRVIQNADLLLYDRLVSNQVLDLVGPHARLLYVGKTAGYHSRTQEEIHELLLSFAEAGANVVRLKGGDPLVFGRGGEEMDFLQQKGIQVKVIPGITAASGISAELGIPLTHRGVANSVRFLTGHSRKGGTDPLFVAENAADPDSTLVVYMGLSTLPSLASKLIHHGLPTDTPAVAIERGTTPQQRMVFAELKNLAEDIASHRLESPTLIIIGKVVALSPLWPHSAEETPIFVETQSSSNTLQ; translated from the exons ATGGCTCTTGTGAGTagaattccttcaatttctccttcttCTGGACCAATCCAATTGAGAAACATAAAATCTTTTGGCCTTAATCATGTTTGTTGTATCAACTATGCATCACATTCATCTTCCCCTTTTACTGAGAAGTATTCAATTGAGAGATATCAAAGAGACGGCTGGATATACAAGAATGAATTGGAGAAATCTGGTTCTTGCCCAATTCTACCTGATCCAAGCTATGTTAGGGACTATGACATAGCTTTGCAGTTGCCTGAACTGAAGAAAATGCTTCAGGTTTTGAAGGAAaagagagaagaagaaggagggtGTGATGAAAGAGGACCTGGAAATGTGTTCTTGGTGGGTACTGGACCAGGTGACCCTGGGTTGTTGACAGTTAAGGCTTTGAGAGTTATTCAGAATGCTGATCTTTTGTTGTATGATAGATTGGTTTCTAATCAAGTCTTGGATTTGGTTGGTCCTCATGCTAGACTTCTCTATGTTGGTAAAACTGCTGGTTACCATAGTAGAACTCAG GAAGAAATTCATGAGTTGCTTCTGAGTTTTGCTGAAGCTGGGGCAAATGTTGTGAGACTAAAAGGCGGTGATCCATTG GTATTTGGACGGGGTGGAGAAGAGATGGATTTTCTTCAACAAAAGGGAATTCAAGTTAAAGTTATTCCAG GTATTACTGCAGCATCTGGGATATCGGCAGAGTTGGGGATTCCATTAACCCATCGTGGTGTCGCAAATAGTGTTAGATTTCTCACTGGTCACTCGAGAAAAGGAGGAACGGACCCGCTTTTTGTTGCAGAGAATGCAGCTGACCCTGACTCTACATTAGTTGTTTATATGGGCTTGTCAACTCTTCCCTCCCTGGCCTCAAAGCTCATACATCATGGGTTGCCAACTGATACACCAGCTGTTGCCATTGAGCGAGGGACAACACCTCAACAACGTATG GTGTTCGCAGAACTGAAGAATCTTGCTGAGGATATCGCATCTCACCGGTTAGAGTCACCAACCTTGATTATCATCGGGAAGGTTGTGGCTCTTTCACCATTATGGCCACATTCTGCCGAAGAGACTCCCATCTTTGTTGAGACTCAATCATCCTCCAACACACTGCAATAG